A portion of the uncultured Draconibacterium sp. genome contains these proteins:
- the gdhA gene encoding NADP-specific glutamate dehydrogenase has product MKTDINEFIANLEHRTPGENEFHQAVEEVIGSVWDFYAKNPRYQRAKILERMVEPERVIMFRVPWVDDRGEVQINRGYRVEFNSALGPYKGGLRFHASVTLSILKFLGFEQTFKNSLTTLPMGGGKGGSDFSPKGKSDGEIMRFCQSFMTELYRHIGPNTDVPAGDIGVGGREIGYLFGQYKRLKNEFTGVLTGKGLAWGGSLIRPEATGFGAVYFAQHMLHRIGKDIAGQTISVSGFGNVAWGAISKINELGGKVVTISGPDGYIYDKNGISGDKVEYLLELRATNNDIVSPYAEEFDAEFVAGKRPWEVPVDLAMPCATENEVGLEDAKELAKNGCKLLAEASNMGCTADAVDFLSEAMDYAPGKAVNAGGVAVSGLEMSQNSMRINWPREEVDERLKGIMKAIHETCVSYGANGKKVDYVKGANVGGFVKVAEAMLAQGVV; this is encoded by the coding sequence ATGAAAACAGATATAAATGAATTCATCGCGAATTTGGAGCACAGAACTCCGGGGGAAAATGAATTTCACCAGGCAGTTGAGGAAGTAATTGGTTCAGTATGGGATTTTTACGCAAAAAATCCTCGTTACCAACGTGCTAAAATTTTGGAACGAATGGTTGAGCCAGAGCGCGTAATTATGTTCCGTGTGCCATGGGTCGATGATCGTGGAGAAGTACAAATAAACCGTGGTTACCGCGTTGAGTTTAACTCTGCTTTGGGACCATATAAAGGAGGTTTGCGTTTTCACGCCAGTGTTACCCTCAGTATTTTAAAGTTTTTAGGATTTGAACAAACTTTTAAAAACAGTCTTACCACTTTGCCAATGGGTGGAGGAAAAGGCGGGTCGGATTTCAGTCCGAAAGGTAAAAGCGATGGCGAAATTATGCGGTTTTGCCAAAGTTTTATGACCGAGCTGTATCGCCACATTGGTCCAAATACCGACGTTCCGGCCGGAGATATTGGTGTTGGAGGACGTGAGATTGGTTACCTGTTTGGACAATATAAGCGTTTGAAAAACGAATTTACAGGTGTATTAACCGGTAAAGGATTGGCCTGGGGAGGTAGTTTGATTCGTCCGGAAGCAACAGGTTTTGGTGCGGTGTATTTTGCGCAGCATATGTTGCACCGAATTGGAAAAGACATTGCAGGACAAACAATATCTGTATCGGGTTTTGGAAACGTAGCCTGGGGAGCTATCTCAAAAATTAACGAGCTTGGTGGAAAGGTTGTAACCATTTCCGGGCCAGATGGATACATTTACGATAAAAATGGAATTAGCGGCGATAAAGTTGAATACCTGTTGGAGTTACGCGCTACAAATAATGATATTGTTTCGCCATACGCCGAAGAATTCGATGCTGAGTTCGTGGCAGGTAAACGCCCGTGGGAAGTTCCGGTTGATTTGGCCATGCCTTGTGCTACCGAAAACGAAGTTGGTTTGGAAGATGCAAAAGAGCTGGCTAAAAATGGTTGTAAACTTTTAGCCGAAGCATCGAATATGGGCTGTACTGCCGATGCTGTTGATTTTTTGAGCGAAGCAATGGATTATGCGCCAGGAAAAGCGGTTAATGCCGGCGGTGTTGCTGTTTCCGGTTTGGAAATGTCGCAAAACAGCATGCGTATCAATTGGCCACGAGAAGAAGTAGACGAGCGCTTAAAAGGAATCATGAAAGCCATTCATGAAACCTGTGTTAGTTACGGAGCTAACGGTAAAAAAGTTGACTATGTAAAAGGAGCTAACGTTGGAGGCTTTGTAAAAGTTGCTGAAGCCATGTTGGCTCAGGGGGTAGTTTAA
- a CDS encoding asparaginase: MTNKAAKKTSILIIYTGGTIGMVEDPKNGALKPVKFDKIQEVVPELRKFDFIIKTITFNPALDSSNMNPISWIKIAKTIERHYNNYDGFVVLHGTDTMAYTASALSYMFENLDKPIILTGSQLPIGVIRTDGKENLITAVEIAAGKVAGESLVPEVCIYFDFKLYRGNRTLKRDAELFSAFRSVNYPALAVAGIDIKYSIEFIYYPENKGILKVNTDFDDNVVILKIFPGINQNVFNSVLNTPGLKGVVLETFGSGNVPTSRWLINAIKRTIKRGIVVLNVTQCQGGKVVMGQYQTSVELLNAGVVSAKDMTTEAAITKLMFLLGQGLKPDEIKMYLNKSLRGEISE, from the coding sequence ATGACCAATAAGGCTGCCAAAAAAACCTCCATACTTATAATATATACCGGAGGTACCATTGGTATGGTTGAAGACCCGAAGAATGGTGCGTTAAAACCGGTTAAGTTCGATAAAATTCAAGAGGTAGTTCCCGAACTTCGAAAATTCGATTTTATAATAAAAACCATCACTTTTAATCCGGCTCTTGATTCTTCGAATATGAATCCGATTTCGTGGATTAAAATTGCCAAAACCATAGAGCGACATTATAATAATTACGACGGTTTTGTTGTTTTGCACGGAACTGATACCATGGCTTACACGGCCTCGGCATTAAGTTACATGTTCGAAAACCTTGATAAACCGATTATTTTAACCGGATCGCAGTTGCCAATTGGTGTTATTCGCACCGATGGGAAGGAAAACCTGATTACTGCTGTTGAAATTGCAGCAGGTAAAGTTGCCGGCGAGAGTTTGGTGCCGGAAGTGTGTATTTATTTTGATTTTAAATTATACCGTGGAAACCGAACATTAAAGCGCGATGCTGAGTTGTTCAGTGCGTTTCGTTCGGTGAATTACCCGGCTTTGGCGGTTGCCGGTATTGACATAAAATATAGTATTGAATTTATATATTACCCGGAGAATAAAGGCATATTAAAAGTAAACACCGACTTTGATGACAATGTTGTCATCCTGAAAATATTCCCCGGAATTAACCAAAATGTTTTTAATTCGGTATTGAATACTCCCGGGTTGAAAGGTGTTGTATTAGAGACTTTTGGATCGGGAAATGTGCCAACTTCACGGTGGTTGATTAACGCCATTAAGCGCACAATTAAACGTGGAATTGTGGTGTTAAATGTTACACAATGCCAGGGAGGAAAAGTAGTAATGGGGCAGTACCAAACAAGTGTAGAGTTATTAAATGCAGGAGTAGTTTCGGCAAAAGATATGACCACGGAAGCAGCCATTACAAAATTGATGTTTTTGCTTGGTCAAGGCCTAAAACCGGACGAAATCAAAATGTACCTCAATAAAAGTCTGCGTGGGGAAATTAGTGAATAG
- a CDS encoding TatD family hydrolase: MLIDTHSHIYSEDFIHDRDEALKRADESGIKKIILPNIDSGSIKHMLDLADAYPNLCFPLIGLHPTSVEDDYEEELEAIDYWLQRRKFYGIGEIGIDLYWESKYEKEQKDAFRTQLRIAKKLNLPVVIHVRNSFEQTYEIVKEEQDGTLRGVFHCFTGTAEEAQKITELGFLLGIGGVVTFKNSDLDEVIKDIDPHHLVLETDSPYLAPVPKRGKRNESSYLIHVAQKVADVYRIPLTRIAEITTTNARNLFGI, encoded by the coding sequence ATGTTAATAGATACGCATTCTCATATATATTCAGAAGATTTCATTCACGATCGGGATGAAGCACTAAAACGTGCTGACGAGAGTGGAATAAAGAAAATAATACTGCCGAATATTGATTCCGGTTCAATAAAACACATGCTTGATCTTGCAGATGCCTATCCAAATTTATGCTTCCCGTTAATTGGTTTGCATCCTACATCGGTTGAAGACGATTACGAAGAGGAACTTGAGGCAATTGACTATTGGTTGCAACGTCGTAAATTTTACGGAATAGGCGAAATTGGTATCGATTTGTACTGGGAAAGCAAATATGAAAAAGAGCAAAAAGATGCTTTCAGAACGCAACTACGCATTGCAAAAAAGCTAAATCTGCCGGTTGTTATTCATGTGCGCAACTCATTTGAACAAACTTACGAGATTGTAAAGGAAGAACAAGACGGAACTTTACGTGGCGTTTTTCACTGTTTTACCGGAACGGCTGAAGAAGCACAGAAAATTACAGAACTGGGATTTTTGCTCGGAATTGGCGGAGTTGTGACCTTTAAAAACAGCGACCTCGACGAAGTAATAAAAGACATAGATCCTCATCATCTTGTTCTTGAGACCGATTCTCCTTATCTGGCACCGGTTCCAAAACGAGGAAAACGTAACGAGAGTTCTTACCTCATTCATGTAGCACAAAAAGTTGCCGATGTATACCGCATTCCACTTACACGCATCGCCGAAATAACTACAACTAATGCCCGCAATTTATTCGGAATTTGA
- a CDS encoding MotA/TolQ/ExbB proton channel family protein, producing MKRLFALIAVFGMLFFMASNVALAQEEEAAATETATEQVEETSAAIAEEDAAAAAEEGKSLHSQMKQKFIEGDPAFMSFVLVALILGLAFAIERVLYLNLATSNTKKLLASVEEALESGGVEAAKEVCRTTRGPVASIFYQGLDRFDHGIDVVEKTVISYGGVQAGLLEKGLSWIALFIALAPMLGFMGTVIGMIGAFDAIEVAGDISPSLVAGGIKVALITTVSGLVVAIILQIFYNYCVAKIDSIINNMEDASISLLDLLVKHNMKK from the coding sequence ATGAAAAGACTATTCGCGTTAATAGCCGTATTTGGGATGCTGTTTTTTATGGCGTCTAATGTAGCGCTTGCTCAGGAAGAAGAAGCAGCTGCCACTGAAACTGCTACTGAACAAGTAGAAGAAACATCTGCTGCAATAGCTGAAGAAGATGCTGCAGCCGCTGCCGAAGAAGGAAAATCACTTCACAGCCAGATGAAACAAAAATTTATTGAAGGTGACCCTGCTTTCATGAGCTTCGTATTGGTAGCCCTTATTTTAGGTCTTGCCTTTGCAATTGAAAGAGTTCTTTACCTTAACCTTGCAACCAGCAATACTAAAAAACTGTTGGCTAGTGTTGAAGAAGCATTAGAAAGTGGTGGTGTAGAGGCTGCAAAAGAAGTGTGTCGTACAACTCGCGGACCAGTTGCCAGTATTTTCTATCAAGGTCTTGATCGTTTCGATCATGGTATCGATGTAGTTGAAAAAACAGTTATTTCTTACGGTGGTGTTCAAGCCGGTCTTTTGGAAAAAGGATTAAGCTGGATCGCACTTTTCATCGCTTTGGCACCTATGTTAGGTTTCATGGGTACTGTAATCGGTATGATTGGCGCTTTCGATGCTATTGAGGTAGCAGGTGACATTAGCCCTTCACTTGTGGCTGGTGGTATTAAAGTAGCTTTGATTACAACTGTATCAGGTCTTGTTGTTGCTATTATTCTTCAAATTTTCTACAACTATTGTGTAGCTAAAATCGATAGCATCATTAACAACATGGAAGATGCTTCAATCTCGTTGTTAGACTTGTTGGTAAAACATAACATGAAAAAATAA